In Streptomyces sp. NBC_01381, the sequence GCATGCGGTTCAACACCGCCATCGCCAAGATCACCGAGCTGAACAACTACCTGACCAAGGAGGGCGGCGCGCTGCCGCGCTCGGTCGCCGAGCGCCTGGTGCTGCTGATCGCTCCGCTGGCCCCGCACGTGGGCGAGGAGCTGTGGCGCAGGCTGGGCCACAGCGACTCGGTGGTGCACCAGGACTTCCCCGTCGCCGACCCGGCGTTCGTCGTGGACGAGACCGTGACCTGCGTCGTGCAGATCAAGGGCAAGGTCAAGGCGCGTCTGGAGGTCTCCCCGGCGATCTCGGACGATGAGCTGGAGAAGGTGGCCCTGGGCGACGAGCGGGTACTGGCGGCGCTGGACGGCGCCGGGATCCGCAAGGTCATCGTGCGGGCGCCGAAGCTGGTCAACATCGTCCCGGCGTAGTCGTCCGGGCGTAGCCGACCCCTTCCGCCCCTGCGTCGCTCCTGCGCGAGGACGCGCGCGGGGCATGGGGGTAGTCCCCTACGGGCAGGTTGGGGGTTCCGCTGGAACCCTCGGCCTGCCCTTTGCGTTTACCGTTGAAGGGTCGGTGCGGAACCCGCCGCAGGACCTGAGAGGAGCGTCATGGAAGCCGTGATCGCAGTCGTGGCGCTGCTCGTCGTCCTGTTCCTGGCCCTGGGTGCGTACGCGACGGTGAAGGTGGTCGGCGCGGCCAAGCGCGGCGTGGACCGCACGATCTCCCAGGCACGCCGGACGGTGGAGGACACGACGCTCCGGGCGAAGAGCTTCGGACAGATCGGCCCCGCGGGCGAACTGGCCCAGCTGCGGCTCTCGTTGCGCACCTCGATGCGCGCCACGCAGGAGACGCTGCAGGCGGGCGTGGCCGAGGACGCCTCGCTGAAGGAGTCCCTGGGGCTCTTCGAGCGGCTGAGCGCCCATGGCCATGAGCTGGACGACGAACTCAGGCGGCTCGAGCGGGACCCGGACAAGGGCAGCCTGGCCGAGCGGCTCCCCGGGCTGCGGGAGCGCACGGAACAGATCACGAAGGCGGCGGACTCCTTGCGGTGGTCGGCGCGAGACCGGGCCCGCAGGTTCGCCGACGACGACCTGGACTCGCTGAGTACGCAGATCGACATGGAGGCGGGCGCGCTGCGGCACTGGACGACGGAGCCGTCGTCGACGCAGACCCCCGCCTCTGCGACCTCCTGGCCCGAGCCGCAGGCCGGCGCGGACCAGGACGCCGAGCAGACCTGGGCGGAGCCGTCCAAGACGTCCGAACAGGAGCCGGAGCAGCCCGCGATCAACCCGCCGGCGCCGCAGCCGGTCTACCCCTGGCAGAAGAAGGCCAGGCCCGAGAGCACGACCTGACGGGCCCGTCCGCAAAGGGGTCGGGCTGCCGCCCCCGGCTCCAGGCAGGTAATCTCCAGCGCATGTCCCGTCATGTCGCGATCGTCACGGATTCAACGGCCTACCTGCCGCAGCGGACGATGGAGCGGCACGGCATCACAGCGGTGCCACTGACCGTGGTCCTCGGCGATCAGGCACTTGAAGAGGGCACGGAGATCTCCGCCCGCTCGCTCGCCCTGGCGCTGCAGAAACGGCGGCCGGTGACCACCTCCCGGCCGAGCCCCGAACTCTTCGCCCAGACCTATCGCAAGGTCGCGGAGGCGGGCGCGACGGCGATCGTCTCGCTGCATCTGTCCGCCGAGTTCTCCGGCACGTACGACGCGGCGGTCCTCGCGGCGAAGGACGCGCCGGTGCCGGTGCGGGTGGTGGACACCGGGATGGTCGCGATGGCCCTGGGGTTCTGCGCGCTCTCGGCGGCGGAGGCGGCCGAGTCCGGCGGCTCGGTGGACGATGCGGTGGCGGCCGCGGAGAAGCGGGCCGCGGGCACGTCCGCCTACTTCTACGTCGACACGCTGGACTATCTGCGCCGGGGCGGGCGGATCGGTGCGGCGCAGGCGCTGCTCGGCTCCGCGCTCGCCGTGAAGCCGCTGCTTCAGCTGGACGGCGGACGCATCGAGATGCTGGAGAAGGTACGGACGGCCTCGAAGGCGATCGCCCGTCTTGAGGAGATCGTGGTCGAGCGGGCCGGGGCGAACCGCGTCGACATCGCGGTGCATCACCTGGCTGCGCCGGAGCGGGCCGCGGCGCTCGCCGAGCGGCTGAGGGAACGGGTGCCGGGCCTGGCCGAACTGCATGTCAGCGAGGTGGGCGCGGTGATCGGGGCGCACACGGGGCCGGGGCTGTTGGGGGCCGTGGTCTCGCCTCGCTGAGGCGGTCGGTGCGCCTGTGGGTGACGGAGTTATCCACAACTCGCGGGTAATCCACGGGAATTGACCAAGATCAACATGATTTTGGTGCAGTGCCTAGCGTCGTTGGCATGGCACTTCGATCACCTTCACAGGCATCTTCTGCATCCCCTACATCTCCTGCGCGTCCTGCACGGACTTCTGGCGCTACGAGTGGGCCGGGGCGGGGCCGCGGTTCCGACGGTCGCGCATCGGACGGTCGCGGGGGTCAGTGGCACGCCCGCAGACGATCCGTTCGGCGGCATGCTTCGGCGGAGGCGCTGCGGCTGCGCGCGGAGACGCTGTTCGCCGAGCCTGAACGGGCGGACGGCGGCGTCGGGTTGAGGTCGGGAGCGCCTCCGGATGCGCGGCCGGCGGGGCGGCCCGTCGCCGAAGCGGTGGGGCCTGTTGCGGAGCCGCCGGTGCGGGGGCGGGTGGGTCTTGCCGTGCGGGAGCGGCTTCCGCTGTGGCTGCAACTCAGGTGTGGGCTGGAGCGGCGGAGCCTGATCGCGCTGGTGGCCGTGCTCGTCCTCGCCGCGGTGCTCGCCGCCCAGCACTTCTGGGTGGGGCGCACGCTGCCGGTGCGGGCGCCGGAGGTGGTGCGGGCGGCGTCGGACGGCGAGGCGGAGCCGTCTCCGTCGCCTGGGATTCCGCCTTCGGAGGGCGGCGGTCCGGCGGCGGCTGGTTCAGAGGGCGCGGGTGGCGGCGTCGTCGTGGACGTCAGCGGGAAGGTCCGCAGTCCCGGCATTCTGCGGCTGCCCGCGGGATCCAGGGTCGCCGACGCGCTGAAGGCGGCGGGCGGGGTCCGCCCCGGCGCGGACCTGGACGGCCTCAATCGCGCCCGGCTGCTCATCGACGGCGAACAGGTGGTGGTGGGCGCACCGGCGACGGCACCACCCGCCGTGCCCGGCGCCGGGGCTGCGGCGGGGCCGACGGGAGCGAGTCCCGCCGCGCCGGTCGGGCTCAACACGGCCACCGCCGAGCAGCTCGACGGGCTGCCCGGTGTCGGTCCGGTACTGGCCCAGCACATCATCGACTACCGCACGGAGCACGGCGGCTTCCGCTCGGTCGACGAACTGCGCGAGGTCAACGGCATCGGCGACCGCCGCTTCGCCGACCTACGGAATCTGGTGCGGCCATGAGGCCGGCGCCCTCGGCCGCGGGGGCCGCCACGCCCCCGGTCCGCCCCGCGGTGCACGCGTCGTCCGGGCGCCGGCTCGGGGACTCGCACCCCCGGCAGGAGGGCCCGGTGGACCTCCGCCTCGTGCCGCCCGCGCTGGCGGCCTGGGGGACGGCGGCTCTGGCGCTCGACGCCCCGCCCCGATGGGTGATCGCGGCCGTGGTCGTCTGTGTGGTGGTGGCGGGCGCCCTGCTGGTGACGCTGACGGTGCGGGGGTGGCCGACGGGCGCGGGTCGACCGCGGGCTGCGGGGCGTCGGCAGTCGTGGGGGCGGGTCTCGGTGGCGACGGCACTGCTCTGCAGCGCGGCGGCCGCGACGTCGGCGGGCCTGCACGGTGCCGACCTGCACCGGGGGCCCGTCCCCGCACTGGCCCGTCAGTACGCGGAGGTGGACGCCGAGTTGGAGGTCACGTCCGACCCCCGCCACACCCGCCCTCACGTCACGGGGGACCGGTCCGTCCCGCCCTCCGTCATGCTGAACGCGGAGATCGTGCGGGTCGGTTCGGCGAACGGCGCGACATCCGTGACGCGCGCCCCGGTCCTGGTCATCGCCAGGGACGCGACCGCTGAGCGCGGCCGTGCCGGGGATCCCGGCAGGGGCGGGCGTCCCGATCCGCGTGCTCGTCCGGCGGGCTGGTTCGCGTTGTTGCCCTCGACCCGGGTGCGGGTTCAGGGGAGTCTCGCGCCTCCGTTGCCTCGGGGGGATCGGGTCGCGGCGGTGCTGCGGGTCTCCGGGGAGCGGGAGCCGCGTGTGGTGGAGGGGCCGTCCGGGGCGCAGCGGGTCGCCGGACGGCTGCGGGGCGGGTTGCGGGAGGCCACGGACGGGTTGCCGGCCGACGCGCGGGCGCTGCTGCCCGGGCTCGTGGTCGGGGACACCTCGCGCGTGCCACCCGATCTCGACGAGGCCTTCCGGGCGACCGATCTCACCCATCTGCTCGCCGTCAGCGGGGCCAACCTCACGATCGTGCTCGCGCTGCTCATCGGCCCGCCCGGCATAGCGCAGCGCGCCGAGCGGCGGGGCATCGCCCCACGGCTTGGGATGTCGTTGCGGACGACCGCGCTCGTCGGGGGTGCTCTCACTCTGGGCTTCGTGATCGTCTGCCGACCGGATCCGAGCGTGCTGCGGGCGGCGGCCTGCGGTCTCATCGCCCTGCTCGCCATCGGCACCGGGCGCCGCCGGTCGTTGATCCCCGCCCTGGCCGCCGCCGTGCTGCTGCTCGTCCTCTACGACCCATGGCTGGCCCGCAGCCCCGGATTCCTGCTGTCCGTCCTGGCCACCGGCGCCCTGCTCACCCTCGCCCCGCGGTGGAGCGCGTCACTCCAGAGGCGCCGGGTTCCCCCGCGCCCGGCCGAGGCGCTCGCCGCGGCGGCCGCCGCGCAGGCGGTGTGCGCACCGGTCGTCGCCGTCCTGGCGGCCCGGGTGAGCCTGGTGGCGGTGCCCTGCAATCTCCTTGCGGAGGCCGCCGTCGCGCCCGCCACGGTCCTTGGCTTCGCCACCCTGGCGGCGGCGCCTGTGATGATGCCGGTCGCCAAGTTCCTGGCGTGGTGCGCCAGTTGGCCCACCGGATGGATCGCGGACATCGCCCGTACGGGTGCGGCGCTGCCCGGCAGCGGTGTCGACTGGCCCGGTGGCTGGCGCGGCGGGCTGCTGCTCGCCGCCGGCACGGTCGTCGTCGCCCTGGTGGCGCGTGGGCTGCTGCGGCGCCCCTGGCTCGCCGCGGCCTGCGTCCTGCTGATCCTCCTCGCGGTCGTGCAGCCGCCGCCGCTGACCCGGGTGATCGCGGGGTGGCCCCCGGCGGGGTGGCGGTTCGCCATGTGCGACGTGGGTCAAGGGGATGCCACCGTGCTCGCGGCGGGGGACGGTGCGGGGGTGGTCGTCGACGCGGGGCCCGACCCGGTGCTCGTGGACCGCTGTCTGCGTTCGCTCGGCGTGACGCGCGTTCCGCTCGTGCTCCTGACGCACTTTCACGCCGACCATGTCGCGGGCCTGCCGGGCGTGCTGCGCGGGCGCCGGGTCGGTGCGATCCAGACGACGGGGTTTCAGGAGCCGCCGGACCAGGCGGAGTTCGTGCACACGCAGGCGGCCGCCCATCGCATTCCGGTGACCCGGGCCGTGGCGGGGGAGCGGCGGCGCACCGAGGGCCTTGACTGGCAGGTGCTGTGGCCCATGGCCCAGGGGGCGGGCCGGGGGCTGACTCCCGAGGGGCCCAACGATTCCAGCGTCACGCTGCTCGTCCGCGCCGAAGGGCTCACGCTGTTGCTGCTCGGAGATCTCGAACCGCCCGCCCAGCGCGCCCTGTTGCGGACGTCTGCCGTGGCATCGCTGCCGGAGGTGGATGTGCTCAAGGTCGCCCATCACGGCTCGGCGTATCAGGACCCCGGACTTCTGAGACGGTCCGCGCCCCGCCTCGCGCTCATCTCCTGCGGCCGCGACAACTCTTACGGCCACCCTTCACCGCGCACGGTCGAGGCGCTGCGGGCCGGGGGAGCGGAGGTGCTGCGGACGGACAGGAATGGCTCGATCGCTGTCATCGGACCGAGGGCAGGAGCGGCGGAAGGCGCGGCTCCGGAGATGGAGGTGGTCACCCATCCGCCCTAGCTGATCAATCCGCCCGAGCTGATCAATTCGGGCCAGTACGGGCCAGTCGCGACAGTTCAAGCGCCAGTGCGTGATTCCTGCGATGTAGGGCCGTGTTGCATCGAATGCCGCAACGGTGATCGAATGCCCCTTCGGGACAGGAGTTGTCAAGTAGCGCGGGGGTATGTCGCACATGTTCGGCCGTTGGCTGGGGAACCGTACGAACCGAGGCGGCGGAGCAGGGGGACTGCTGTCCGCCGTGCCGGTTCCGTCCAGTGCGGGGGTGCTCAGCTGCCGGGTGCTCGACCCCGTCAACGAACCGGTGCGGCACGCGGAGTTCGCGGTCAGCGACGCCACGGGGCGCAAGGTCGTCACCGGGGGGATGGATCCGTTCGGCTCGTTCGTGACGACGGTTCCGGCCGGTGACTACCGCCTGGCGGTCTCCGCGGAGGGGTTCACGCCGTACCGGGCGAACGTCACGGTCGGGGAGAGCACGCACGCGTCCCTCGGCGATGTGATGCTCCAGGTCGCGCACCCTCCGGCGCTGCCCGACTCCGGGGACTGGGAGATCGACCCCCTGCACTCGTCGGTCGGCTTCACCGCGCGGCACATCGGTCTTGCCCGTATCCACGGACGCTTCAACAGCTTCGCGGGCGCGATCCGGATGGCCGACCGGATGGAGAACTCCGCGATGCATGTCGTCATCGACGCGGCCTCCATCGACACCGCGGTCAAGATGCGCGACGACCATCTGCGGTCCCGCGACTTCCTCGACGTGGAGCGGTTCCCGACGATGGAGTTCTACAGCGACCGCTTTGTGCACAAGGGCGGCAGCCGCTGGGCGGTCACGGGCGGCCTCACGCTGCACGGCGTGACGCGCACGGTCACGTTGGACACCGAGTATCTCGGGGTCGGGCGGGGGCTCGAGGGCGAGACCCGGGTCGCCTGCCGTGCCACCACCGAGCTGCACCGCGACGACTTCACGATCACCTGGCAGACGATGCTGGCGCGCGGTATCGCCGCGGTCGGCCCCAGCATCACGATCGACCTCGACATCCAGGTCCTGCCCAAGGGCTGACCGCCGGAGGATCCCTACGGGGCCTCCAGCCAGCCCTCGTACTCCGCCGCGAGCGCGTCGAGGGCCGCGCGGTCCAGGCGCCGCTCCGGGTCCTCGACCACGACCAGCCACTGGGCGTCCTCGGCGTCGTCCTCGCCGGCCAGGGCGTCACGGACGAGCTGAGGCTCCTCGGCGACACGGAAACGGTCGGGGAGCTCTTCGGCCACTTCCTCCGCGGCATCGCGGTCGGGCAGCACCAGGACATGTCGTACGTCGGTCACCTGCCCATTCTCCGGTATCGGGTGAGCGGCTCGGGAACCGGCCGTACGGGATGGACTGCGGTACGGGCTGGGCTGCCGTACGGGATGGGCTGCCGTACGGATGGACTGTCAGTGCCGCGTGGGATGCTTGACCGCGATGGCCAGGAAGACAGATACCGCCGACCCGCTCGCTCCCCTCACGCTCGCCGTGGGGCAGGAGGACCTTCTCCTCGACCGTGCCGTGCAGCAGGTGGTCGCCGCCGCCCGCGCATCCGACGCGGACACGGACGTACGCGACCTCACCCCCGATCAGCTGCAGCCCGGCACGCTCGCCGAGCTGACCAGCCCCTCGCTCTTCTCCGAGCGCAAGGTCGTGATCGTACGGAACGCGCAGGATCTGTCGGCCGACACGGTCAAGGACGTGAAGGCGTATCTCGGTTCGCCGGCCGAGGAGATCACCCTCGTCCTGCTGCACGCGGGCGGCGCCAAGGGCAAGGGCCTGCTCGACGCGGCCCGCAAGGCGGGGGCCCGTGAGGTCGCCTGCCCCAAGATGACCAAGGCCGCGGACCGGCTCTCGTTCGTACGGAGCGAGTTCCGCACGCTCGGCCGTTCGGCCACGCCTGAGGCCTGCCAGGCCCTGGTCGACTCGATCGGCAGCGATCTGCGGGAGCTGGCCTCCGCGGTGTCCCAGCTGGTGGCGGATGTCGAGGGCACGATCGACGAGGCGGTCGTCGGGCGGTACTACACGGGTCGTGCGGAGGCCTCCAGCTTCACGGTGGCCGACCGGGCCGTGGAGGGGCGGGCCGCGGAGGCGCTGGAAGCGTTGCGGTGGTCTTTGTCGACCGGCGTCGCGCCTGTTCTGATCACCAGTGCGTTGGCGCAGGCCGTGCGGGCGATCGGGAAGCTGTCCTCTGCGAGGGGCGGGCGGCCGGCTGACCTCGCTCGTGAGCTGGGGATGCCGCCCTGGAAGATCGATCGGGTTCGGCAGCAGATGCGGGGGTGGACGCCGGATGGGGTCGCCGCCGCGCTTACCGCTGTCGCGGCGGCCGATGCGGGGGTCAAGGGGGGCGGGGATGATCCTGAGTACGCCCTGGAGAAGGCTGTCGTCGCCATCGCTCGCGCCGCGCGGTCTCGCCGTTAGGCATCCGCCGGTTCGCTGACTGCGGGTCGGCTGTGGCTGGTCGCGCAGTTCCCCGCGCCCCTAAAGGGGCATACCCCACGGCAGCCAAACCCGCGCCCCTAAAGGGGCCCCCGCAGCTGAAGGGGCCGCCCCCGGCAGGTCAGCACCCAAACACAGCAATGCCCCCAGAGTGGGTCCGGGGGCATTGGCGCAGCGTGGCGTACTGCGGAGTCTGTCCGCGATTCGAGGTAGAGGGCTCGAATTACCCTCGCGGGAGGATTGATCAGCGCCCCGGCGAGCCGGGGCAAGGGCTTCAGCCCTGGAGGGTCGAGACCTTCGAAGCAAGCGCCGACTTCTTGTTGGCGGCCTGGTTCTTGTGGATGACGCCCTTGGAGACGGCCTTGTCGAGCTGGCGCGAAGCCTCGCGCGTCGCCTCGACGGCCTTCTGGGTGTCACCCGCGGCAACGGCCTCGCGGGCCTTGCGGATCGCGGTCTTCAGGGAAGACTTGACCGCCTTGTTGCGCTGACGCGCCTTCTCGTTGGTCTTGATCCGCTTGATCTGGGACTTGATGTTCGCCACGAAAGAGCCTTTTCAGGTTCAGGTACTGCAGAGGTACTGCAGATGAGTTTTTTTGACACGTGCCTCAGAACCGAGAGGGCCAGGAGACACAGCTGCCCAGATTACCAGCCGCCCCGCGACCGGCCCAATCCGGGCGTGGCCCCCGCCGCGAGCGGCCCACACCTGGCCCAGTGCCCCACCCATGGGACCATGGAACCTACGTATCGATCCGGAGATCCGACCCCGAGGCGACAGGCGCCTCAAGAGACAGGACCCTGCGTGCCCGCGACCCCTAAGAATGTGCCCGAGCCGAGCCGTACCGACCCGGCTCTGATCCGTAATTTCTGCATCATCGCGCACATCGACCACGGCAAGTCCACGCTCGCCGACCGCATGCTCCAGCTGACCGGTGTGGTCGACCAGCGCCAGATGCGTGCTCAGTACCTCGACCGGATGGACATCGAGCGCGAGCGCGGCATCACGATCAAGTCCCAGGCGGTGCGTCTGCCCTGGGCCCCCACCGAGGGCCCCGAGCAGAGCAAGACCCACATCCTCAACATGATCGACACCCCGGGGCACGTGGACTTCACGTACGAGGTGTCGCGTTCGCTTGCGGCCTGTGAGGGCACGGTCCTCCTCGTCGACGCCGCGCAGGGCATCGAGGCTCAGACTCTCGCCAACCTCTACCTGGCGATGGAGAACGACCTCAAGATCGTCCCGGTGCTCAACAAGATCGACCTGCCGGCCGCCCAGCCGGAGAAGTTCTCCGAGGAGCTGGCCAATCTCATCGGCTGCCAGCCGGAGGACGTGCTGAAGGTCTCCGCGAAGACCGGCATGGGCGTCGAGGCGCTGCTCGACAAGGTCGTCGCCGAGGTCCCGCCGCCGGTCGGTGTCGCGGACGCGCCCGCCCGCGCGATGATCTTCGACTCGGTCTATGACTCCTACCGGGGCGTCGTGACGTACGTACGTGTCGTCGACGGCCAGCTCAACAAGCGTGAGCGGATCCGGATGATGTCCACCGGCGCCACGCACGAGCTGCTCGAGATCGGTGTCTCGTCCCCGGAGATGACCTCGGCCGACGGCATCGGCGTCGGCGAGGTGGGCTACATCATCACCGGCGTGAAGGACGTCCGTCAGTCCAAGGTCGGTGACACGATCACCTCCCTGCACAAGGGTGCGACCGAGGCCCTGGGCGGTTACAAGGACCCGAAGCCGATGGTCTTCTCGGGTCTCTATCCGCTGGACGGCTCGGAGTACCCCGACCTGCGCGAGGCCCTGGACAAGCTGCAGCTCAACGACGCCGCGCTCGTCTACG encodes:
- the lepA gene encoding translation elongation factor 4 produces the protein MPATPKNVPEPSRTDPALIRNFCIIAHIDHGKSTLADRMLQLTGVVDQRQMRAQYLDRMDIERERGITIKSQAVRLPWAPTEGPEQSKTHILNMIDTPGHVDFTYEVSRSLAACEGTVLLVDAAQGIEAQTLANLYLAMENDLKIVPVLNKIDLPAAQPEKFSEELANLIGCQPEDVLKVSAKTGMGVEALLDKVVAEVPPPVGVADAPARAMIFDSVYDSYRGVVTYVRVVDGQLNKRERIRMMSTGATHELLEIGVSSPEMTSADGIGVGEVGYIITGVKDVRQSKVGDTITSLHKGATEALGGYKDPKPMVFSGLYPLDGSEYPDLREALDKLQLNDAALVYEPETSAALGFGFRVGFLGLLHLDVIRERLEREFGLDLIATAPNVVYRVIMEDGAEHTVTNPSEFPEGKIDEVYEPVVRATILAPSEFIGSIMELCQNRRGTLLGMDYLSEDRVEIRYTLPLAEIVFDFFDQLKSKTRGYASLDYEPTGEQASSLVKVDILLHGDKVDAFSAVTHKDAAYAYGVRLVAKLRELIPRQAFEVPVQAAIGSRVIARETIRAIRKDVLAKCYGGDISRKRKLLEKQKEGKKRMKMVGSVEVPQEAFIAVLSSDDSGPGKPKK
- a CDS encoding DegV family protein, whose amino-acid sequence is MSRHVAIVTDSTAYLPQRTMERHGITAVPLTVVLGDQALEEGTEISARSLALALQKRRPVTTSRPSPELFAQTYRKVAEAGATAIVSLHLSAEFSGTYDAAVLAAKDAPVPVRVVDTGMVAMALGFCALSAAEAAESGGSVDDAVAAAEKRAAGTSAYFYVDTLDYLRRGGRIGAAQALLGSALAVKPLLQLDGGRIEMLEKVRTASKAIARLEEIVVERAGANRVDIAVHHLAAPERAAALAERLRERVPGLAELHVSEVGAVIGAHTGPGLLGAVVSPR
- the rpsT gene encoding 30S ribosomal protein S20; translation: MANIKSQIKRIKTNEKARQRNKAVKSSLKTAIRKAREAVAAGDTQKAVEATREASRQLDKAVSKGVIHKNQAANKKSALASKVSTLQG
- a CDS encoding YceI family protein, whose amino-acid sequence is MFGRWLGNRTNRGGGAGGLLSAVPVPSSAGVLSCRVLDPVNEPVRHAEFAVSDATGRKVVTGGMDPFGSFVTTVPAGDYRLAVSAEGFTPYRANVTVGESTHASLGDVMLQVAHPPALPDSGDWEIDPLHSSVGFTARHIGLARIHGRFNSFAGAIRMADRMENSAMHVVIDAASIDTAVKMRDDHLRSRDFLDVERFPTMEFYSDRFVHKGGSRWAVTGGLTLHGVTRTVTLDTEYLGVGRGLEGETRVACRATTELHRDDFTITWQTMLARGIAAVGPSITIDLDIQVLPKG
- a CDS encoding ComEA family DNA-binding protein; translation: MRSGAPPDARPAGRPVAEAVGPVAEPPVRGRVGLAVRERLPLWLQLRCGLERRSLIALVAVLVLAAVLAAQHFWVGRTLPVRAPEVVRAASDGEAEPSPSPGIPPSEGGGPAAAGSEGAGGGVVVDVSGKVRSPGILRLPAGSRVADALKAAGGVRPGADLDGLNRARLLIDGEQVVVGAPATAPPAVPGAGAAAGPTGASPAAPVGLNTATAEQLDGLPGVGPVLAQHIIDYRTEHGGFRSVDELREVNGIGDRRFADLRNLVRP
- the holA gene encoding DNA polymerase III subunit delta gives rise to the protein MARKTDTADPLAPLTLAVGQEDLLLDRAVQQVVAAARASDADTDVRDLTPDQLQPGTLAELTSPSLFSERKVVIVRNAQDLSADTVKDVKAYLGSPAEEITLVLLHAGGAKGKGLLDAARKAGAREVACPKMTKAADRLSFVRSEFRTLGRSATPEACQALVDSIGSDLRELASAVSQLVADVEGTIDEAVVGRYYTGRAEASSFTVADRAVEGRAAEALEALRWSLSTGVAPVLITSALAQAVRAIGKLSSARGGRPADLARELGMPPWKIDRVRQQMRGWTPDGVAAALTAVAAADAGVKGGGDDPEYALEKAVVAIARAARSRR
- a CDS encoding ComEC/Rec2 family competence protein: MRPAPSAAGAATPPVRPAVHASSGRRLGDSHPRQEGPVDLRLVPPALAAWGTAALALDAPPRWVIAAVVVCVVVAGALLVTLTVRGWPTGAGRPRAAGRRQSWGRVSVATALLCSAAAATSAGLHGADLHRGPVPALARQYAEVDAELEVTSDPRHTRPHVTGDRSVPPSVMLNAEIVRVGSANGATSVTRAPVLVIARDATAERGRAGDPGRGGRPDPRARPAGWFALLPSTRVRVQGSLAPPLPRGDRVAAVLRVSGEREPRVVEGPSGAQRVAGRLRGGLREATDGLPADARALLPGLVVGDTSRVPPDLDEAFRATDLTHLLAVSGANLTIVLALLIGPPGIAQRAERRGIAPRLGMSLRTTALVGGALTLGFVIVCRPDPSVLRAAACGLIALLAIGTGRRRSLIPALAAAVLLLVLYDPWLARSPGFLLSVLATGALLTLAPRWSASLQRRRVPPRPAEALAAAAAAQAVCAPVVAVLAARVSLVAVPCNLLAEAAVAPATVLGFATLAAAPVMMPVAKFLAWCASWPTGWIADIARTGAALPGSGVDWPGGWRGGLLLAAGTVVVALVARGLLRRPWLAAACVLLILLAVVQPPPLTRVIAGWPPAGWRFAMCDVGQGDATVLAAGDGAGVVVDAGPDPVLVDRCLRSLGVTRVPLVLLTHFHADHVAGLPGVLRGRRVGAIQTTGFQEPPDQAEFVHTQAAAHRIPVTRAVAGERRRTEGLDWQVLWPMAQGAGRGLTPEGPNDSSVTLLVRAEGLTLLLLGDLEPPAQRALLRTSAVASLPEVDVLKVAHHGSAYQDPGLLRRSAPRLALISCGRDNSYGHPSPRTVEALRAGGAEVLRTDRNGSIAVIGPRAGAAEGAAPEMEVVTHPP